A region of Lycium barbarum isolate Lr01 chromosome 1, ASM1917538v2, whole genome shotgun sequence DNA encodes the following proteins:
- the LOC132627381 gene encoding uncharacterized protein LOC132627381: MTWKCLMFKNKARAKAIFTMWLHFHDRMHTSDRLDKWGIAVDTTCILCKLLLETRNHLFAECSFTKRVWDRLLLWMQRQSHKATTWDQHFRWTLHNAKGKSQEAAVFKMVYAEVVHEIWTERNLRIFEKKRRSVEAIARFITCTCHIRATTATGNVIQRLKF; the protein is encoded by the coding sequence ATGACCTGGAAGTGTTTAATGTTCAAAAATAAGGCTAGAGCAAAGGCAATTTTCACTATGTGGCTGCACTTCCATGACAGGATGCACACAAGTGATAGATTGGATAAATGGGGTATAGCCGTGGATACAACATGTATACTATGCAAGTTGCTGCTTGAGACCAGAAACCACCTGTTTGCTGAATGTAGCTTCACTAAAAGAGTATGGGATAGACTACTCCTATGGATGCAGAGGCAATCACACAAAGCAACTACATGGGACCAACACTTTCGATGGACTCTGCACAATGCGAAGGGAAAATCACAAGAAGCCGCAGTGTTCAAGATGGTGTATGCAGAGGTAGTTCATGAGATATGGACTGAGAGAAACTTGCGTATATTTGAGAAAAAGCGTAGAAGTGTAGAAGCTATAGCCCGCTTTATTACTTGTACCTGCCACATTAGAGCAACAACAGCAACTGGCAATGTGATCCAGAGGTTGAAATTTTGA